CCTCCAACTGACATTCTTCAATCATCTTTCATGTCAAAATGAACAGCGAAGGCATGCATTCTCGAAAGGAATCGTGGGAAGTGGCCTGATGATGAAGCAGCCTAGCACATTtaccccttctaaccctgagacaAACAAAACAATACATGCCTCCTCTTTCAGTGTTTCATTTATTATTCAGTCCCTCTCTTTAGCACTTCTCCTGTCCTTTCTCTTTTGTTCTCGTGTGCCTGAAAATAGAAGGCGGTACTTATAAGGTGGGCGTGCTCTGTCTGTACAATGTTTGTACTGTTTATCATTGTAAGTATAGTTAAGGGGATATTTGAAATGTAAAACACTTGATCAGAGACAGGTTACATCCAATATTCATCTAACTGCAAGTTAGGCGAAATAGAAGAAAAGGATGATAGAAGTTTACTTTTCTTCTCTTCGTGTTTCTTTCGCCTCCAATTCTCAGCAAGTCTTCTCTTCTCCCTTTGCTTGTCCATGTTCACACAAATctaaaataaaatgaaaagcaACTAATATGAACAACATACACAAACAAAGGCAACTAATGTATGAGCTACATACACAAGATACAAACTTGATTCTGGTTATGAATACCGTAAATAGTCTATAGAAACCTAACctcttgcccagaatcttgaagagCTTTCAACGGTTCCACACGATCCTGGCCAATCATAACAAACCGCGATCCTTTATTATTGTCATTACTGCTATTACTGTTTACATGCCTTTTGGACAACTCTTCTAGTTGCTTTTGAAGCAATGGTGAAATACCAGCCTGAATAAATTGATGGTTCAAGTCAGTGAACACATAATAGACACTCTAGTCAGGTTAGGATACCATAAATCGATCCATAACATTTACTCCATGACAGAAAACTAACCCCAGCCAAATAGCGGCGTGAGAATGTCTTAGGCTGCAAGGGATGTTGCAAGAGTTCATTCAAATCCTGTGATTCAAAGGAAAATATGTTTACATACGGGCCAGATAGGTAAACATTGTAAAAATCATGAACACCTACAAATAGTTTAGTTTACCGATATTCTAACCCTATAAGCCtaatataatcatcataatcaTTCAAACCTGTTGAAGTTTCTGGAGCTGTGCCGAAGTCGCCTTTCGTTGCTTGTGGCCCCGTACACGTTCTTCCTCACTGTCACTAGCCTCCAATATCAAACCCATGGATTCAGCATTCCTCTGAAGCCAGGATTTGTTAGCATTTTCCTGAAAGCAGAGGAAAATCAGAGCGTAGACAACCATAACCTAACTTTAATCAGAGGCCAGTGGTTAATCCATACGTGTTAGAAATGACCAAAGAATATGATTGAAAATCTAACAAACCCCTTGCCTTTGAATTTTTACTTGATATCTTGTCAATCTGCCGAGCAAGGGAGAGCCTATTCATTATTGCAGGCATGTAGGCCTGATCAACAGGAAACTGCTGCAGGTTCTCCTGTGATTTTCAATCAATGGTTATAGTCAGCTTAATCCGAGAAATAACCATTGTAAAATTATGCACCACACTGAGTGGTTGAGACTTGAGAGCGATGGAAACGCAGTtgtagcaacaggtgcaaaatagAAGAGCGCAGCTATGAAATAATATATCGGAAAGGGTGGCCAAAAAGATCAGTTATGACAGGCCATGAGAGACTGAATATGCCGCGTATGCGGTAATATTTAATGTATGAATACACCTGAAATAAATCACCTTTGAAAATGACTTGCAAAGAGAGTAAAACTTGGCTTTGTCGGCAGGGGAGATTAATGCAATACTGCAGCCAGTCAATGATTTACGCGCTGTCCTTCCACTCCTGTGGATATAAACCTAAGGGGACAAACAAGAATTTTAATAGCTCTAGTTAGCTTGGTCTATATGTCTAGGAAAGTATAGGTTTGAGAAATAAACAGTGCACTTACATCACTTGAGTGTGGCAGTTGATAATGGATAACAGTTCGAACATTATCAAAGTCCATGCCCCTTGCAAAACCATCAGTCGCGACCAAAACGGAGTTCTCACCTTCACGGAAACGATCCACAGCCTGGATGAGCACAGGAAAACCTCAACGCTTTATGTTACAGAAGGCAAAGCTAAACAAGGATATATGAGAAGTGCTCAACTTTATTTGGACATAACCAGTCATACGGATCAATGTAAAATAAGCAAGAACAAAAAAAAACTACAGTGCAGAAGGTAGATCATACAACATCATAGAacttgaaaagaaaagaaaaaacatccTCTTATCCCAGAGTCAGTTATTAACTGATAATTTCAGGCAAACATTAGTGCATTAATTACTGTTAGCAACATCCAAAGATGAGAGTGCATGTCCGAATAAAAGGCATAACTTTCATGTGTACCGGATTGTGCGGGTTACAGGAATTCTGGCCATAAGCATTTAAGTATATAACGGATAAAATCTAAACTGAATGATAATTCCAAAAGCTTAGCAAATGTTAATTGTAAATATCACGTATAGTTTATGGGAGAAAATCACCTTCATGCGAGCCCTTTGTTGCATTTGAGCATGATTTGTCAAGACATTTATTCCAAGAGTGCGTAATAAGGAAGAAATGTGGCGCAGTGCGGAAATCGATGTGCAAAATACTATCGTGCGGCCTTGCCCATGAACACTCAATATATAATAAAGGTTGGCATCCTTATCATCATCACTACACCTGCAAAACAAGCGATGATTTTTCAGTGTCAAACTGTCTATTATAATTTTTCATAAAAAAGTACAGGCCAAAAAAAACAGTGGCCATAATAACAGAAGTACAAAAAGAAGAGAAGGCATACTCGATGAATGATTCTTCAAGTTTCTCAGGCAAGATCGAAGCATTTGTCAAATCAACTATTTCTGCATTAGGTTTCATACCAGCCTGCTTTGAAAGTGCTTCAATAGAACTAAGATCATCAGCCGTCGCTGTCTTTGAAGTAGAAAGCCCACGCTTCAACTTCTTACGAAAATTAGCTGAAAGCGCAAGCGTTGCCGAGAAGACAAAGGTTTGCCTCTTCTTTATTTGCAAATTTGCTACAGTTTCACAGCTTGACGTGGCTTTTACAGTTTGCTCATCAGAACTATTGGATAATGGAAGCATCTCAATTATAGATTGCACTTCTTTAAAATGACCACGCTCTATCATTCTATCAGCCTCGTCCAACACGAAGAATGACAATGAATGAAGCtgagtgataaaaacagaatattgTGACAGTTAGCACCATGTCTTCAACATAAAATAACCACAAAATGACAACTGCAATAAGTAGAATATGCCAAATTTATACACTCATTCTCTCTTCTTCTGAAATATAAAATGAGTTCAGTTTACTATTGGGTTCATTTGTCCAGAAGTCCAAAATTGTAGTAATAACCATCAGATATAGGTTAGCTTCAACCAGAGATCACTGGGCTCCATCAAAAAGAAGTTTTATCTTGGGAGGTAAACCAGCATTCTCCAGACTAAAGATGCCAGCCTGGCTTTCTGTTTGCAGTTTGTACGAACAGAAAAAAGGTGAATCTAGTAAGTGTGCCATTTTCTTCTAGCTTCCAGCGATGGGAATCTTCTGATTGCAATGCGGTAACAAAGCTTTGTACATGGAAGCTGGGCATTTGTTATCACTCATGCGAAACAGTCAATTTCAGATTAGCTTATGATTGCTGATAATATTTAATTAATTATTCCCTATACAGCTATACTGCAACCCAAGGGGTGTGAATGGTGATGTTGATGATACACTGAAATGCCAAAATGCACGCTAACAATTTGACATATGCTTTCA
This region of Triticum aestivum cultivar Chinese Spring chromosome 2D, IWGSC CS RefSeq v2.1, whole genome shotgun sequence genomic DNA includes:
- the LOC123053880 gene encoding DEAD-box ATP-dependent RNA helicase 13, encoding MADAPEQPTPDPPTPPQEAIQRPKKNKKGRRKKPKKAAAATAAPSSSGATMVEDPFLVLAGGKEGGFLELEEIDGADFGIFGSVVEDVGGSEKKAWNDQKKKRKKKRKRGDAKRLDGDAGGDGDGDGDCAGDSVAESEEEGEKGEKKGKRKKRNKKKRKVKDNDSESKEDVADDNVEDMQDDIENMEQDNKEEVKLGEDELYAWLELRLHPLLIKAMHRLGFNEPTPIQKACIPAGAHQGKDVIGAAETGSGKTLAFGLPILQRLLEEREKTTRLHVEDEKAAEGSSTGGPLRALILTPTRELAKQVCDHLKEAAKFLGIHVVPIVGGLSMEKQERLLKKKPEIVVGTPGRLWELMSSGNQHLVELHSLSFFVLDEADRMIERGHFKEVQSIIEMLPLSNSSDEQTVKATSSCETVANLQIKKRQTFVFSATLALSANFRKKLKRGLSTSKTATADDLSSIEALSKQAGMKPNAEIVDLTNASILPEKLEESFIECSDDDKDANLYYILSVHGQGRTIVFCTSISALRHISSLLRTLGINVLTNHAQMQQRARMKAVDRFREGENSVLVATDGFARGMDFDNVRTVIHYQLPHSSDVYIHRSGRTARKSLTGCSIALISPADKAKFYSLCKSFSKENLQQFPVDQAYMPAIMNRLSLARQIDKISSKNSKENANKSWLQRNAESMGLILEASDSEEERVRGHKQRKATSAQLQKLQQDLNELLQHPLQPKTFSRRYLAGAGISPLLQKQLEELSKRHVNSNSSNDNNKGSRFVMIGQDRVEPLKALQDSGQEICVNMDKQREKRRLAENWRRKKHEEKKSTREQKRKDRRSAKERD